The Salvia splendens isolate huo1 chromosome 20, SspV2, whole genome shotgun sequence nucleotide sequence gcagcggtatgtccgaggaggatgtccggaaccgtgcctttgctcagtaccccgacagagccttgaagttcaaacaattcgatcagtgggaggcctttctcgtggtgaaggattccccaaagttttgtgggggagtcgaatcgggctgggcgaagcggacgaagatcaacgcttctggtgaatacagcagcagtgctggttcgcacgagctcccagaagccgacgaagtgtccccgctacctcaatcagactctcgccgtcgtcgtcgcccggttgggcaaaaggctgcgcagcggagggctaggggaagcagcagcgggtcattcgaggtccaatcggaggcccctgctcccccagaAGATATCGAACGActcgcccgcgcgcagttaacgactagcttggtccggaccatgcataggtggcatagcacgacagatcctgtgtacaaaaggatgttgaaggatgtcatcgatggatgtcggcgcgatttgggcatgccacccattggagatgatggcgccgagattagcggcggggacggcgggggcggcacgggcgacggcgagggcggcacggacgacgaggagtgagccgagtcaaaaattttattatgtaattttttcttttttattatgtaatttttttcttttttttatgtaatttttttttaatgaagcattTGCAATTTTCTTGTATTctgtgtcaaaattataattccgttacgtatatttgtgaatttgtgatttttttaattgcgggaagtcttagtgggaagggcgatgggaagggcggattgtgaaggggatgtcctagtgacgtggcagtgggatgagaagtcctagtgacgtggcagaaggtatttttgggatgtcctagtggatgtccgagtgggacatccgaccactggagatgctcttagtgtaatcgataaaataattgaattgcATCTATCGCAACAGCCCAAGGGCAGATCGGTCAAAACCAATATACCCTCATTGCCAAACCCTATCTTTCTATCGCTCTCCAAATATCTCATTTCGCTTCCGCATATTTCTTAACATTCTTCTCTGCAGAAATCGGAATTCTAACCGTAGCATCTCTCAACCGCGCATCCCTAATTCGATTCACCCAGGTTtatataaaccctaatttttcaGCACATGCCTcttcaagtgtgtgtgtgtgtgtgtttcgaGCTGTGTATGGATTTATTTGCTGAATAAAGTGGCGAAAGATTTAATTTTTGTTCTTCGATCTGTAGCTTCAAGCAGCACCAGCAAAAAATGGGCGAGACGAAGGAGATCGAAGCCTACGAGGAGGAGCTTCTCGACtacgaggaagaggaggagaaagCACCTGATTCCGTCGGTGCCAAGGTCAACGGCGAGTCCGTGAAGAAGTGAGTTACATGATTCTGAAGAGATTTTATAATTCATTTTCTCTTGCTGAGTAATTGTGGCCTCAGTCCCTTTTTTTGCTCGTTTTGAGTTATCTTGTGTTTTTTTCTCTAAAATTTGCGTTTATTATATGTTTGTTAAACTGTTTAGCTGTTTGAGGCATTTGCTTGGAGTAAGATTTATGACAGAGAGACGATGTTGATTAGCCTAGCCTATTTGAACTCATGGAGTAGCTGCTTTTTAGTTATTGTGCTGGAATTTGGGTATTTTTGCAAATCAATTTTGCTAATCACGAGATGGGAGGGCTTCTTCTATGAATCTAGGATGTGGTTACACTACTAAACATGCTCTATCAATTGGGACTATATATCTATGCAGGTGTTAACTTGCATTATTTTCTATTCTGTGTACAGGGGATATGTGGGGATCCACAGTTCAGGATTCAGGGACTTCCTCTTGAAGCCAGAGCTTTTACGTGCTATTGTCGACTCGGGATTTGAGCACCCGTCAGAAGGCAAGatgcattttttgtgtttggGAAACTATGTGGTCAATCTCACTTATGTTCAAGATGTTCTGACTGGAAATGAGAGTTTATGTTCTATAGTTTGTATAAGTATTGGGCATGTTAAAAGTTAGTAAAACATTGAGGACCTTATAAATGAAGGCATTTTTCTAACCCTTTTTTTCTGAAAATCTCTTGGTCTTGTTTATTATACATGCATCTTAGGCTTTTGTATACCTGCCTGCCTCTTTATGTATTGAAAAGAGACTTACAATTGTTTGGGGATGATATATGTTTCAGGTAAATCATTATTATCACTCTACCTCGGAGAAGTTGCATGGTAAAAACTTTTTTAATTGAAACTGAGGCTTCCTTGGATCAAATTTCTTTGGTTCTTCGCCAGTTCAACATGAGTGTATTCCTCAAGCTATTCTTGGAATGGATGTTATCTGCCAAGCCAAATCTGGTATGGGGAAAACTGCTGTATTTGTGCTTTCAACATTACAGCAGATTGAACCAATTGCAGGCCAAGTTGCTGCGCTTGTCCTGTGTCATACAAGGGAATTAGCTTACCAGGCATGTTCCTCTAGATCACAGTGGAttatatactatagtactttgTTATTTTGTGGATTGTTTGGTGGCCCATATTCCTTACACAAACCTTTTCTTTGGCTTGCAGATTTGTCATGAGTTTGAAAGATTCAGCACATATTTACCAGATATCAAGGTAGCTGTTTTCTATGGCGGTGTCAACGTGAAAATACACAAGGATCTTCTGAAAAATGAATGTCCTCACATTGTTGTTGGAACTCCTGGAAGAATACTTGCTCTGTCTAGGGACAAGGAACTTTCTCTGAAAAACGTGAGGCATTTCATACTGGATGAGTGCGACAAGATGCTCGAGTCTCTTGGTAAGCCTTTGTCATGACAGCCACCTTATTTCTTCATGACTACTGAAAGGAAATTCTCTTAACCTCTTTAATTCGACACTAGATATGCGGAGGGATGTGCAGGAGATCTTCAAAATGACCCCTCATGACAAGCAAGTTATGATGTTTTCAGCTACTCTCAGCAAGGAGATTCGACCCATTTGCAAGAAATTCATGCAAGATGTAATGTCCTGTGACCAGTCCTTGAATTTTAGACATCTACCATGTTTCCTGTTCCCCAAAAATTCTGCTGTGGGAACTATGAATGCAATGTCTGATGTGCTGTATGCTTAAGCATGTCGTGCTAATCTATCCACTGACACGAAGTGACGGTTCGTTTCAAAGATTTAATAGGTTGGCATAAAAGGTGGCCGAGTTCCATAGACACTGTTCTCATTGTTGCTACTGTTTTACTTGTCATTCGGGATTCAtcccttttttcttcttttttcatcttcttcttaTAGATCCCCTTTACAGGGGGATATTAAAGGGAATGGGGGTTCAGAGTGAAATTCATGTTACATAGCTCATGAATTCCATAATAGTTGTTTGAACAGTCGTGACATTCAGTTGTGAAGTATCAGCAAGGAAATGAGTCTGATGGCCGGCCCAGAACCTCAAATCAGACCTTTTTTATCATCCTTCATTTCATACTGGATACCATAGCTTCTGATGGATCCTACCTAATATGCTTTACGGTGACATTTCTTCGTTTCAGCCAATGGAAATATATGTAGATGATGAAGCCaagttgaccctgcatggtctTGTACAGGTTTGAATTCAATTTTCCTAGAGCTGTATGTGGACTTCTAAATTATTATTTGCTTACTTGGTGGCTCTTCATGGCAGCACTACATCAAATTGAGTGAGCTGGAGAAAAATCGGAAGTTGAATGATCTGCTGGATGCCTTAGATTTCAATCAAGTGGTCATATTTGTCAAAAGTGTCACCCGTGCTGCAGAGCTGAATAAATTGCTTGTGGAGTGTAACTTCCCATCTATATGCATTCACTCTGGCATGTCCCAGGAAGAAAGGTTTGTGCTCTCTATTGCCAGAGTGCTTTCTTTTGACTTGCCTTCACTTTCGATTTGATGTATAGATTTTGTTTTAGATGCTTTATTGTACTCTTCAGATTTTATCGTCTATGATCAGGGATTGTACTGTGTTAAAAGATTTATTGGAAAGACATTAACAACTAAGAGGCACATGTCAAGTTTATGTTCTTTGGAGCAAAAGACAATGTTTTGACATTTGAGAGTGCAGATTAACTCGGTACAAGAGTTTCAAAGAAGGCCATAAGAGGATTTTGGTAGCTACAGATTTAGTTGGTAGAGGAATCGACATAGAGCGAGTTAACATTGTGATCAACTACGATATGCCGGATTCTGCAGACACTTATCTACACAGGGTACACTATATTCTTTCGTCCTTTTGCTTCGTTTGTCCCTTCATAGTCAATATATTGTCCATTGATTTTGAATCATTAATGTTGGTTTCCCCATTTCTGCTTTCAAATTTTAGGTTGGTAGAGCTGGAAGGTTTGGCACCAAAGGGCTTGCTATAACATTTGTTGCATCCGCATCTGATTCGGATGTTCTCAATCAAGTTAGTATTTTGATGCCTATTTATCTAGAAAGTATTTCTTTTGGCTGCTATCGTTCCAAGCTTATTGTGTATTGCAGGTTCAGGAGAGGTTTGAAGTTGATATTAAGGAGCTTCCTGAGCAAATTGATACATCGACATATAGTAAGTTTTGGCCACTGTCTTCTCCTCCCCCTGCCCCCGTGTCCCTTATTGAAACTAAAACATTTTTAAATTTGAGGGGCTTCTCAGCAAGCAGCCTGTTACTTCTAAGGCACTTGTCTAAGTGACTGAGATTATAGTCAGCAAGTAGACAGTTTGTTTTGGGTGattagatagatagatagataggcTAGTCGACCTTTTACTTTGACAGCCTGTCTAATTTTAAACTTGTTTGATCAGTTAATCTTTCAAATGCTCAACCATATGTTTCTAGTAGTGCAAAGCAAATCTGCTATGTTCCTAATGCCAATGACTGGATTTTATGTAAATCTTATAAAGCTGCTGATTATTGGTTCTGTTTGTTATCTTCTTTCCCCCTTCCCCAAACAACCTTTTAACTT carries:
- the LOC121782562 gene encoding DEAD-box ATP-dependent RNA helicase 15; this translates as MGETKEIEAYEEELLDYEEEEEKAPDSVGAKVNGESVKKGYVGIHSSGFRDFLLKPELLRAIVDSGFEHPSEVQHECIPQAILGMDVICQAKSGMGKTAVFVLSTLQQIEPIAGQVAALVLCHTRELAYQICHEFERFSTYLPDIKVAVFYGGVNVKIHKDLLKNECPHIVVGTPGRILALSRDKELSLKNVRHFILDECDKMLESLDMRRDVQEIFKMTPHDKQVMMFSATLSKEIRPICKKFMQDPMEIYVDDEAKLTLHGLVQHYIKLSELEKNRKLNDLLDALDFNQVVIFVKSVTRAAELNKLLVECNFPSICIHSGMSQEERLTRYKSFKEGHKRILVATDLVGRGIDIERVNIVINYDMPDSADTYLHRVGRAGRFGTKGLAITFVASASDSDVLNQVQERFEVDIKELPEQIDTSTYMPS